Genomic DNA from Thermus amyloliquefaciens:
GAGGAAGCCTTTAAGTGAGGAGGTAGACGGTGCAGGAACTGAAAGTGCCCTCCGTGGGCGAGTCCATCGTGGAAGTGGAGATCGGCGCCTGGTTGAAGAAGGAAGGGGAGGGCTTTGCCCAGGACGAACCCCTGGTGGAGCTCATCACCGACAAGGCCACCCTGGAGCTCCCCGCCCCCTTTGCGGGCACCCTGGCCAAGATCCTAAAGCGCACCGGGGAAACCGCCAGGGTGGGGGAGGCCATCGCCCTCTTGGAGGCGGGGGCCCAGGCCGCCGCCCAAGCCCCCCAGGCCCCAGCCGAGGCCGCGCCGCCGGAGCCGCCCCTGGCCATGCCCGCGGCGGAGCGCCTCCTGCGGGAGGCCGGGGTGGCCCCTGAGGAGGTCCAGGGCACGGGCCTGGGCGGGCGCATCCTCAAGGAGGACGTGCTCCGCCACCTGGAGGCCCAGGTGCCCCCTCCTCCCGCCCCCACGCCCCCTACCCCTGCCCCCACGCCTGCCCCGGTGGCCCAGCCCCCGCCGACCGCCCCTGGCGGGTGAGCGAGGCGGTGCCCATGAGCCCCTTGCGCCGCCGCATCGCGGAGAGGCTCCTTTTGGCCCGGCAGACCACCGCCATGCTCACCACCTTTAACGAGGCGGACATGTCCCAGGTGATCGCCCTCAGGAAGGAGCTGGGGGAGGCCTTCCAGAAGAAGCATGGGGTGAAGCTGGGCTTCATGAGCTTCTTCGTGAAGGCGGTGGTCCAGGCCCTGAAGGAGATCCCCGAGCTGAACGCCGAGATCCGGGACAACGTCATCGTTTACCACCGCTACTACGACATCGGGGTGGCCGTGGGGGGTGGGGAGGGCCTCGTGGTCCCGGTCCTGCGGGATGCCGACCGGCTTTCCTTCGCCGAGATCGAGCGCCAGATCGCCGACTTCGCCGAAAGGGCCCGGAGCAAAAAGCTCAAGCCCGAGGAGCTCATGGGGGGTACCTTCACCATCACCAACGGCGGGGTCTACGGCTCCCTGAACTCCACCCCCCTCCTCAACCCGCCCCAGGTGGGCATCCTGGGCATGCACGCCATCCAGGAACGCCCCGTGGCCCGGGACGGCCAGGTGGTGATAAGGCCCATGATGTACCTGGCCCTCTCCTACGACCACCGCATCGTGGACGGGCGGGAGGCGGTCACCTTCCTGAGGCGGGTCAAGGAGCTGGTGGAAAACCCGGTGCGTCTCCTGCTGGAGGTCTAGCGTGTACACCTACGACCTTTTGGTGATCGGGGCAGGGCCTGGGGGATACGTGGCCGCCATCCGCGCCGCCCAGCTGGGGATGCGGGTGGGGGTGGTGGAGAAGGAAAAGGCCCTGGGGGGCACCTGCCTGCGGGTGGGGTGCATCCCCTCCAAGGCGCTTTTGGAGACCACGGAGCGCATCTACGAGGTCCGAAAGGGCCTCATCGGGGCCAAGGTGGAGGGCCTAACCCTGGACCTCCCCGCCCTCATGGCCCACAAGGACAAGGTGGTCGGGGCCAACACCCAGGGGATTGAGTTCCTCTTCAAGAAAAACGGCATCGCCCGCCACCAGGGCACGGCCCGCTTCCTCTCCGAGCGCAAGGTCTTGGTGGAGGAGACGGGGGAGGAGCTTTCCGCCCGCTTTATCCTCATCGCCACGGGAAGCGCCCCCCTCATCCCCCCCTGGGCGGAGGTGGACGGAAAGCGGGTGGTCACCTCCACCGAGGCCCTAAGCTTCCCCGAGGTCCCGGAAAGGCTCATCGTGGTGGGGGGCGGGGTGATCGGGCTGGAGCTTGGGGTGGTCTGGCACCGCCTGGGGGCCGAGGTCATCGTCCTGGAATACCTGGACCGCATCCTCCCCACCATGGACGCCGAGCTCTCCCGGGCGGCGGAAAAGGTCTTCCGGAAGGAGGGCCTGGGGATCCGCACCGGGGTCAGGGTGCTCTCGGTGCGCCCCCAAGGCAAGGGGGCCCGGGTGGAGCTTGAGGGGGGGGAGGTCCTCGAGGCGGACCGGGTGCTCCTTGCGGTGGGCCGCAGGCCCTACACGGAAGGCTTGGGCTTGGAAAACGCTGGGCTTGCCACCGACGAGCGGGGCCGCATCCCCGTGGACGAGCACCTCCGCACCCGGGTGCCCCACATCTACGCCATCGGGGACGTGGTCCGGGGCCCCATGCTGGCCCACAAGGCGAGCGAGGAAGGCATCGCCGCGGTGGAGCACATGGCGAGGGGCTTCGGCCACGTGGACTATTTGGCCATCCCCAGCGTGGTCTACACCCACCCCGAGGTGGCGGGGGTGGGGTACACGGAGGAGGAGCTGAAAGCCCAGGGCATCCCCTACAAGGTGGGCAAGTTCCCCTACTCAGCCTCGGGCCGCGCCCGGGCCATGGGGGAGACCGAGGGGTTCGTCAAGGTTCTGGCCCATGCCAGGACCGACCGCATCCTGGGGGTCCACGGGATCGGGGCCCGGGTGGGGGACGTTTTGGCCGAGGCCGCCCTGGCCCTCTTCTTCAAGGCCAGCGCCGAGGACCTGGGCCGGGCCCCCCACGCCCACCCCTCCCTCTCGGAGATCCTCAAGGAGGCCGCCTTGGCGGCTTGGGAGAAGCCCGTTCACCTTTAGGGCAAGGTACTACCCCGGCCAGGCACGCCTGGCCGGGGCTTGGTTTTTGCCTAGTTGGTCTTCGCCAGCTCCAGGCGGTACTTGTTGAAGGGGCTGTTATCCGAGGCCGCGGGATCCGAGGCGATGGTGTAGCTGGTCACCACCAGGTAGTAGGTGCCGCTTGCGGGCAGGGTAAAGGTGATTTCCGAGTCGGTGATCTGCCCCGGCACCAGGTCGTCGTTTTCCGCCAAGACGTTCCCCGAGGCATCCAGGAGGAAGAGGTAGGAGTCCAAGGTGCCACCAAGGCTGGACTTGGCATAGACCCGTGCCCGGATCTCGTCACCCGCGGTCCCGGTGAAGGCGAAGAAGTCAAAGTCCCTAGGCTGGCCGAAGATGTAGGCCAGCTGGGTGGTGGTTCCATAGGCGATGGGCGTGGCCTGGGATGGGTTGTCGTTGGGCTCGTAGGGGTCGGTGGGGTTGAGGTTGACCTCGGCGGCGTTCAGGCGCACCAGCTTAAAGTCTGGGCTGCCCGCATGGGAACCGGAGGTGGCCACGAGGGTGCCCACGAAGGTGCCCCGCTCCTCAGGGAGCCCGCCGGTAAGGGAGAGGTCAGCCCCGGCCACGTAGATGTCGTACTCTCCAGGGGCGATCTCGTAGAACCAGGCCTCCCCGTTCAGGTCGGTGCGGGCCCAGTAGACGGGGGTGGGGTCGGTGGCGTCCCCGGGCCGCAAGCCTTTCCCGCGCAGGATCACGTCCGCCAGGAGGCCGGGGAAGAGCCCGTTTTCGTTGAAGTACTCCACCTTCACCTGCACCACCGAGCCCTTGGGGGGCAAAGCGGCGCAGCCCCGGCGGAGCAGGTCGGCCAGGTTGCCGGCGTTCAGGTGGCCCCAGCCCTTTTCCCGGGAGAAGGTCCTTTCCCAGGTGGTGCTTTCCAGTGCCCGGCGCACCTGGTAGGGGGTAGCCCCCGGGCAGGCGGCTTTGACCAGAGCGGCAGCGGCGGCGGTGTAGGGCCCAGAGAAGGAGGTGCCGGAGATGAGGCCGTAGCCCCCTCCCAACCAGGTGGGGTTGGCGAGAAGCACATCCAAGCCGGGAGCGGCGCTGGACACGTGGCGGCCGAAGGTGGAGAAGTCGGTTTTGTTACGGTTGCCGTCTGCCGCTACCGAGGCGATGATGCCGGGATACCCAGCAGGAGTGCGCACCTCGTCCTTGGAGGAGTTGCCCGCGCTGGCCACCACCACCACGCCGTTGGCCAGGGCGTAGTCAAAGGCTTCCTTCACCAGGTTCCCGTAGCCAAGGCCCCCCCAGGAGTTGTTGAGCACCTGGGCCCCATTGTTCACCGCCCAAACGATGCCCCGAGCCACGTAGAAGTCGCCCACGTAGTTCGGCTGGAAGATGGCCACGGGGAGGAACTTGGTCTTGGGGGCGAGGCCGGCGATGCCCTGGCCATCGCGGGGGGCGCTCACGGTGGAGGCCACGAAGGTGCCGTGGTAGGTATTGGCAGGGTCGTTGGCGGTGGCGAAGGTCACCCAGGCGGCAGGGTCTGTGAAGACGGTGTCGTTCACGGGGTCGTAAGCCTTGCCCGCCCAGTTGGCGGCCAGGTCAGGGTGCGTCACATCCGCGGGGTCGTCAATGATGGCCACCGTGACCCCTTCCCCTTCAAAGCCCAGGTCCCAGGCCCGCTTGGCGTTTAGGTGGCGGGGGTCCAGGGCGTACTGAGGGAGGGCATCCAGGATTTGATCCGAGGGGTTTGCCAAGGGCAAAAGGCTATCGGCACGGCCTCGAGGGGCCTCCACAGGTTCGTCCTTAGGCGGGGTGACTTGGGCGAAATGGGGTTCGGCGTAGCGCACCCCCCGCGCACCCTTTAGGGCCCGGCTGGCCTTGAGGGCGTCCCCTGGGACTTGTAGCAAGGCCGCCTTGAGTTCGGGGATGCGGGCTAGCTCCTTGGCGCCGAGCTTCCTTACGGCTTCTTGAAGGGCGGCCTCATCCTGGTAGCCCACCACCACCTGCCCCTGGAAGTGGCGGACGCCCTCGGAGGTAACCATCACCCCGGGTTCCTTCGGGGAGCGGGTCTGGGCAGGGGGTTGGGAGCAAGCGCCCAGCAGGGCGGCGAGGCCGAGAGCAAGGGTCAAGTGTAACGCCTTCATCTTCCCTCCTTACTGCCCCGTGGTGAAGTCAAAGACCTGGGTTTCGGGGCGGCTGATGCGGATGAAGGATGTGGAGCTGGGCCAGGTCTGGACGCTGTAGGCCGAGATGCGGTAGCCCTCTTGGGGGTTGTACTTGTAGGCGTAGCTGACATAAAGTTGCCAAGCGTAGGTGCGGAGGGCTTGCAGGGTGGGGAGCTGGGCCAGGCCGTCAAAGTTGTAGGGCAGGGTGACGGTGCCCTGGGTCACGTCCACAGGGATGAGATTGGGCTTGCTGGGATCGTACACGCCTGCAGTGTCGGTGAAGATCACCAAGTCATCCACAACGGGGTGGTACCCGTAGACCACCGCTTCCCCGTCCGGGATGTCGTTGTCCGGGGTACCGAACTCCACCAGGAGGTTGTACCCGGCCAGGGTCTGCCAGGCCACGCTGTCCCCGGTGAGGTTGTCCCAGAGGACCAGGTTGTAGGCCGCTCCGTCCGCGCCGATGCTGAGCTGGGGGTGGCCGAAGGTGAAGTCGGGCGTCAGGGAAACCCCCGTGCTTTCGTCCTCCGGGCTCATGAGGGGGGCGAAGAAGGGAGGCAAGGGCGTGGTGGCGCTGGGGGTGCTTTCCGCCCGGTTGGCCCCCCGGGCCACCACCCGGTAGTAGTAGGTTTGCCCGGGCGTGAGGTCGGGGGAAGCGTCGCGGAAGAAGAAGGGGCGGTTGAAGGGATTGCTGGGGCAGCTGGCGCTCTGGCCTCCTCCCACGGAGCCCACCCTTTCCCAGTTCGCGCCATCCGTGGAGCGTTCGATGTCAAAGGCAAAGGGGGTGGGGTTGGCGCTGGAGTAGCACCAGCGCACCTCCACGTAGAGGTTGCTCCCCGCTGGCGCTGCCTCGGGGTCTAGGGTGAGCTCGCCCATCGTTCCCTTAGCCACCGGCACGGTGAGCTTGGCTGGGGCTTTGGCCTCGTAGAAACCCACGGCACGGGTGAGGGTAATGGCGGTGGCGGCTACGTTCGTGGGGGCACTCACGGCGTTGCCCTGAGCGGGGTTGGTGTTCACGAAGGTGAGGGGGATGAGGTAGTGGCTCCGGTTTTGGTTGAAGTCATAGGCCACCACCTCCAGGTACACCATCTCCCCGCTGGCGCTGCCGAAGCCGGCCACGTTGCTTCCAGAGAGGGTCTGGTTTCCCGTGTCCTCCGTATCCGTGAAAATGCGGCGGCTCCAGGTGGCGCTGTTGGTGATAAAGGCGGAACCCGGGGTGCGGCCTAGGGCCACGTAGATGTAGCGCATGGGCCGGACGTAGTCCTTGGAGGTGTCCACTTGGACCCGGAAGGGGATGGTGTTGGTGAAGGTCTGGCCCGTGAGGGGCTGGGTGCCGTCTTGGGTGATGATCAGGGTGGGAGGCGTGGTGGTGGCGGTGGCGTCAAAGGCAGGCTTCTGGATGAGGGTCACCGAGGCCATTTCCGGCACCCGGATGCCCTCCATGACGCTGCCCGCCATGCCGGGCTTCTGGGCCTCGAGGCGGTAGGTGTCCGGGGCTAACCCGCTGAATGAGAAGGACCCGTTGGCGTCTGATTGGGTGGTGGCTACTAGGGTTCCTGCCCGGTACAACTTGATGGTGCTACCCGCAACCGGGGCCCCCGCGTACTCGCTCACCACGATGCCAGAAAGGGTATGAATGGCTGAGGGGTCGCTTTCGGGGGAGCAGCCAGTCAGGGCTAAAAGGGTGGCGGCAAGCAAGGTACTAAGAGCGCGAGCAAGCCTCATAGGGCCTCCTTTATGGGGTTTTTCAAGTATGTTGCCTGTGGTCCGGATGGCCGATGCCTTTCCATACAGCTTTGCACCTCCTCAGCTGGGGTAACTTCTACATGCAAACTATATAGGGAACACACCCGGGGGCGTCAACACCCGAAGGGGCGTATACTTATACACACCCCCCTTCGGGGGTAGACTAGAGGTCGGCATGAAGATCGTCCTGGCATACTCCGGCGGGTTGGACACCAGCATCATCCTCAAGTGGCTCAAGGAGACCTACGGGGCCGAGGTCATCGCCTTCACCGCGGACATCGGCCAAGGGGAGGAGGTGGAGGAGGCCCGGGAGAAGGCCCTAAGGACCGGGGCCTCCAAGGCCATCGCCCTGGACCTCAAGGAGGAGTTCGTGCGGGACTTCGTCTTCCCCATGTTCCGCGCGGGGGCGGTGTACGAGGGGTACTACCTCCTGGGCACCGCCATCGCCCGTCCCCTCATCGCCAAGCACCTGGTGCGGATTGCGGAGGAGGAGGGGGCCGAGGCCATCGCCCACGGGGCCACGGGCAAGGGCAACGACCAGGTGCGCTTTGAGCTCACCGCCTACGCCCTGAAGCCTGATATCCGGGTCATCGCCCCCTGGCGGGAGTGGAGCTTCCGGGGGCGGCAGGAGATGATTGCCTATGCCGAGGCCCACGGCATCCCCGTGCCCGTGACCCAGGAGAAGCCCTACTCCATGGACGCCAACCTCCTGCATATTTCCTACGAAGGGGGGGTCCTGGAGGACCCCTGGGCCGAGCCCCCCAAGGGGATGTTCCGCATGACCGTGGACCCCGAGGAAGCCCCCGACACCCCCGAGTACGTGGAGGTGGAGTTCTTTGAAGGCGACCCGGTGGCGGTGAACGGGGAGCGCCTTTCCCCCGCCGCCCTCCTCCAGAGGCTCAACGAGATGGGCGGGCGGCACGGGGTGGGCCGGGTGGACATCGTGGAGAACCGTTTTGTAGGCATGAAGTCCCGGGGGGTCTACGAGACCCCGGGGGGGACGATCCTCTACCACGCAAGGCGGGCGGTGGAAAGCCTCACCCTGGACCGGGAGGTCCTGCACCAAAGGGACACGCTCTCCCCCAAGTACGCCGAGCTGGTCTACTACGGCTTCTGGTACGCCCCGGAGCGGGAGGCCCTCCAGGCCTACTTTGACCACGTGGCCCAGGCGGTCACCGGGGTGGCCCGGCTCAAGCTCTACAAGGGGAACGTGTACGTGGTGGGGCGGAAGGCCCCCAAGAGCCTTTACCAGAAGGACCTGGTCTCCTTTGACGAGCTTGGGGGCTACGACCAGAAGGACGCGGAGGGCTTCATCCGCATCCAGGCCCTGCGCCTAAGGGTGCGGGCCATGGCGGAGAGGGGAAAGGGGGAGCATGGCGCATAGGACCTGGGGCGGCCGCTTCGCGGAGGGGCCGGATGTGCTTGCGGCCCGCTTCAACGCCTCCTTGGCCTTTGACCGGGCCCTTTGGCGGGAGGACCTTTGGCAGAACCGGGTGCACGCCCGGATGCTCCAGGAGGTGGGGCTTCTTACCAAGGAGGAGCTAGCGGCCATCCTCGAGGGCCTGGACCGCATCGAGGGGGAGATCCTGGCGGGCACCTTCCCCTGGCGGGAGGAGCTGGAGGACGTGCACATGAACCTGGAGGCCCGCCTCATCGAGCTGGTGGGCCCCCCGGGGGGCAAGCTCCACACCGCCCGGAGCCGCAACGACCAGGTGGCCACCGATCTCCGGCTCTTCCTCCGGGGGGCCTTGGACGAGCTTCTGGCCCTCCTCCACCACCTGCGCCGGGTGCTGGTGGGCGAGGCGGAGAAGCACCTGGAGCCCCTTTACGTCCTCCCCGGCTACACCCACCTGCAAAGGGCCCAGCCCATCTTGCTCTCCCACTGGTTTTTGGCCTACTACGAGATGCTTTCCCGGGATGCCGGAAGGCTAAAGGACGCCCGGGAGCGCCTGAACGAAAGCCCCTTAGGGGCAGCGGCCCTGGCGGGGACGGGCTTTCCCATTGACCGCCACTACACCGCCCGGGAGCTGGGCTTCCATAGGCCCATGCGCAACTCCTTGGATGCGGTGGGAAGCCGCGACTTTGCCCTCGAGGTCCTCTCCGCCCTCAACATCGGCATGCTCCACCTCTCCCGCCTGGCGGAGGAGCTCATCCTCTACAGCACCGAGGAGTTCGGCTTCGTGGAGGTGCCGGACGCCTTCGCCACGGGGAGCTCCATCATGCCCCAGAAGAAGAACCCGGACATCCTGGAGCTCATCCGGGCCAAGGCGGGCCGGGTCTTGGGGGCTTTGGTGGGGCTTTCCACCGTGGTGAAGGGCCTTCCCCTGGCCTACAACAAGGACCTGCAGGAGGACAAGGAGCCCCTTTTGGACGCCCTGGCCACCTACCGGGATAGCCTTAAGCTCCTGGCGGCCCTTCTCCCCGGCCTCAAGTGGCGGCGGGAGAGGATGTGGCAGGCGGCGGAGGAGGGGTATGCCCTGGCCACGGAGCTCGCCGACTACTTGGCGGAGAAGGGGCTTCCCTTCCGGGAGGCCCACCACGTGGTGGGGCGGTTGGTGCGGAGGCTGGTGCAGGAGGGAAGGGCCCTGAAGGACCTGAGCCTGGAGGAGCTCCAGGCCCACCACCCCCTCTTCGCCGAGGACGCCCTGCCCCTCCTCCGCCTGGAGACCGCCATCCACCGCCGGAGGTCCTATGGCGGCACCGCCCCCGAGGCGGTGCGGGAGAGGCTTCTTGAGGCCAAGAAGGAGGTGGGCCTTGACTGAGGCGAAGGGACTGGAGTTTTCCCCGGTGGTCCTGCCGGAGGTGCGCCCCCAGGCGGCGGTGGAGCTCAGGAAGGCCAGGCTTGCCGATGTGGACGCCATCTACTGGCTCATCCGCTACTGGGCGGAGAAGGGGCTCATGCTGGTCCGGAGCCACAGCCACCTCTACGAGAACATCCGCGACTTCCAGGTGCTGGAGGACGAGGACGGGCGGATCGTGGGCACCGTGGCCCTGCACGTGCTCTGGCGGGACCTGGCGGAGATTAGGGGCCTGGCGGTGCACCCCCAGAGGCAGGGCCAGGGCCTCGGGCGCTGGCTGGTCCTGGGGGCGGAGCGGGAGGCCCGGGACCTGGGGCTTCCCCGGGTCTTCGCCTGGACCCTCCAGGTGGGTTTCTTCCGCTCCTTGGGCTACCAGGTCACCACCCGGGAGGCCCTGCCCCCCAAGGTGTGGAGCGAGTGCAACGCCTGCCCCTTCTACGAGAACTGCCGGGAGATTGCCGTCATCAAGGGGCTTTCCCCGGGGCCCTTCGGGGGCTAGAATGGGTGGGATGGTGAGGGAGCGCGCGGTTTTGGTCCTGGAGGACGGCACCGTCTACCACGGCTACGCCTTTGGGGCCCGGGGGAAGACGGTGGGGGAGGTGGTCTTCAACACCGCCCAGACCGGCTACCAGGAGATCATGACCGACCCCAGCTACCATGGGCAGATCGTGGTCATGACCTACCCCCACCAGGGCAACTACGGGGTGAACGTCTACGACATGCAGTCCAACCGCCCCTGGGTGAAGGGCTTCGTGGCCAAGGAGTTCAGCCGCGTGGCTTCCAACCCCAGGGCCCAGCAGACCCTGGGGGAGTTCATGGAGTTCTACGGGGTGGTGGGGATTGAGGGCATCGACACCCGGGCCCTGGTGCGCAAGATCCGCGAAGGTGGGGTGCTCAAGGGCACCATCGCCCATGCCAGCCTTTTCGGGGATCCCAAGCACGCCTTCACCCCGGAGGAGCTGGAGGCCCTGCGCCAGGAGGCCAAGGCCTGGACGGACATTGACGGGCGGGACATGACCCCCGAGGTCTCCACCCCCCTGCCCTACGCCTGGCCCACCCTGAAGTCGGGGCGGCGCATCGTGGTGATGGACTTCGGCATCAAGCACGCCATCGTGGAGAACCTGGCGGCCCAAGGCTTTGAGATCCTGGTGGTGCCGGGCAAGACCCCGGCCAGCCAGATCATGGCCCTCGAGCCCCACGGCCTTTTCATCTCCAACGGCCCCGGGGACCCCTCCATGCCCCGTTACGCCCACGAGACCATCTGGAAGCTCATGGGGCTACTTCCCACCTTCGGCATCTGCCTGGGGCACCAGCTTTTGGCCCTGGCGGCGGGGGGGCGCACCTACAAGATGAAGTTCGGCCACCGCGGGGCCAACCACCCGGTGAAAAACCTCCTCACGGGGAAGATTGAGATCACCAGCCAGAACCACGGCTACGCGGTGGACATCGACTCCCTGAAGGAGTTCAGGCCCACCCACATCAACCTGAACGACGGGACCCTGGAGGGCATGGCCCACGCCCGCTACCCCGTCTTCTCCGTGCAGTACCACCCCGAGGCGGCCCCCGGCCCCCACGACGCCCTCTACCTCTTCCGCCGCTTCCTGGAGGAGGTGGAGGCCTTCCACGGGGTCACGGGGCTTCCCGTGGAGAAGCAAAGGGCGGACGGGCACGGGATCTAAGCCCTAAAAGGGGGGGCCCAGCTTCCCTGGGCGGTTCTTGGGCCCCCGTGGTGGCCACCACGGGGTACTCAGTAGTCCATCCCGCGGATGTTTCCCTCCTCGTCCACGTCGATGGAGAGGGCCTGGGGCACCTTGGGCAGGCCGGGGAGGGTCTCAATCCCCCCCATGTAGACCACCACGAAGCCTGCCCCGAAGCGGCACTTGAGGTCCGTGACCCGCACCCTGAAGCCCTGGGGCCTTCCCCGGAGCTTGGGGTTGTCGGAGAGGGAGGTGGCCGCCTTGGCCATCACCACGGGGAGGGCCTCGCACCCCTCCTTCTTGGCGGCCTTGAGGGCCTTTTTGGCCTCCTCGCTCCACTCCACCCCCTCCGCCCCGTAGACCTTTCGGGCGATGGTTTCCACCTTCTCCTCCAGGGGGGCCTCGAGGGGGTAGAGGGGGCGGTAGGCGTGGGGGAGCTCCAGGGCGCGGAGGACCTGCTCCGCCAGCTCCAAACCCCCCTCCCCGCCCCTGGCGTAGACCTCGCTCACGGCAAAGGGCAGGCCCCGCTCCTCGGCGAAGGCCCGCAGGAGGGCGATCTCCTCGGGGGCGTCCGTGGGGAAGCGGTTTAGGGCGATCACGGGCTTAAAGCCGAAGAGCTCCACGTTTTCCACGTGCTTTTCCAGGTTGGCCAGGCCCCGCTTCAGGGCCTCGAGGTCCGGCATCTCGTAGGCGTCCTGGCCCCCGTGGTAGCGGAGGGCCCGCGCCGTGGCCACCAGCACCACCGCTTCCGGAACCAGGCCCCCTGTGCGGGCCACCACGTTCATGAACTTCTCCATGCCCAAATCCGTGGCGAAGCCCGCCTCCTGCACCACGTAGTCCGCCAGGCCCAGGGCGAAGAGGCTCGCCCTTAGGGAGTTGGTGCCGTGGGCGATGTTGCCAAAAGGCCCCATGTGGACAAAGGCGGGGTTCCCCTCCGCCGTCTGCACCAGGTTGGGGAGGAAGGCCTGCTTTAGGAGGGCGGCCATGGCCCCCACCGCCCCCAGGTCCTCGGCGTAGACGGGCTTGCCCTCGTGGGTGAAGCCCACGCGGATCCTGCCCAGGCGCCGCTTCAGGTCCTTGAAGTCCCGGGCCAGGCTCATGAGGGCCATGACCTCGCTGGCCACGGTGAGCTCAAACCCTCCCTCCCGCGGCACCCCGTGGGCCTTCCCCCCCAGGCCCAGGACGATGTGCCTTAGGGCCCGGTCGTTCATGTCAATCGCCCGCTTGAGCTCAATGCGCCTGGGATCAATCCCCAGGGCGTTTCCCTGGTGGAGGTGGTTGTCCAAGAGGGCGTTCAGGAGGTTCACCGCGCTGGTCACCGCATGGAAGTCCCCGGTGAAGTGGAGGTTGATCTCGTGCCGGGGCTCCACCCGGGCCTTTCCGCCCCCCGTGGCCCCGCCCTTCACCCCGAAGACCGGGCCCAAGGAGGGTTCCCTTAGGGCCAAGGCCGCCTTTTTCCCAAGCCGCCAGAGGGCGTCCACCAGCCCGATGGCCGTGGTGGTCTTGCCCTCCCCCGCCGGGGTGGGGGTGATGGCCGTGACCAGGATCAGCTTGCCCTTGGCCTTGGGGGGTTCCCCCAGGACCTTGGCCATATGGGGGCCGTAGGGGTAGAGCCGGTCCCTGCCTAGGCCCAGCTTCGCCGCCACTTCCTCAATGGGTAAAAGCGCTTCCTTGACGATCACGGGCTAAGCTTACCCCTGGTCAACTCTAGCCACCACTACCCACCTCTTCACGAGGAGATGCCTTCGTGATGGCCGGCCCACCACCAGGATGTGGACCTAAGCCTCCCTTCCACCCCTCCCACGATCCCATGAGGATGGGCTTGAGCGGTGAGAGATCCCTCGGCACTCTTCGCCCGAGAAGGGGAAGGAAGGTGCCTACCCTCAGGGCTCGCCAGGGATTATTGCCCTGGGGGTTCCTTCCATTGGTTGACCCCGTTGGGCTCCCTAGCTCACCCTGTGAGCTCAAAATCATGGCGAGAGCCCCCTTGGTCTCCTTAAGCTCCCGCCCAAGTCTGCGCTTCAGGTAGGGGTTCCTCTCCCGGCGGTATTTGTCTTGAAGCTGCGCTATCCGCTCCCCGTAGAAATGCTGGGCGTGTTGGTGGAAGGAAGTGTCTTGCAAAAGAACCTTTAGACCCTTGGGTATCTCCTCCTTGAACCCCAAGGCCCTCCTGCCAATGACGTAAGCTGCGGCCACGTCCTTGGACAGGGAAAGGAGAGGCGCGTACTTCAGCATCCCGATGGTGGAGGTGTCGCTGGGATTGACCTGTAGGGATTGGACCCCTCTTTTCCTCGCCAGGGTGTGCACCTTCCTGAGGAGGGAGCGGTAGGCGAAGCGATGGGCTTTGCGGCGGAAGTCTTTGCCAGAGCCGTCTCCTCGTCTTCCCTTGGGGAGATACTTGAGCCTCTCCGTGGCGATGGCGACTTCCTCTTCCACGGCAATACCCACCACCTGGTGGGCGATGTTCCAAAGGAGGATTTCCTTGGCTCCTCGGTTAGGAGCTTTATCAACTTCCTCAAGAGAGAGGGTCAGGTACCGCCTCAGGTTCCCATCGGGGTTCACCACCGCTAGGGCTATATGGTATGGGTCTGAGTTGATGTCTAATGCCAAGACGCCTCGGCCCTTGTTAATACTCAAAGGAGGAAGC
This window encodes:
- the argH gene encoding argininosuccinate lyase; translation: MAHRTWGGRFAEGPDVLAARFNASLAFDRALWREDLWQNRVHARMLQEVGLLTKEELAAILEGLDRIEGEILAGTFPWREELEDVHMNLEARLIELVGPPGGKLHTARSRNDQVATDLRLFLRGALDELLALLHHLRRVLVGEAEKHLEPLYVLPGYTHLQRAQPILLSHWFLAYYEMLSRDAGRLKDARERLNESPLGAAALAGTGFPIDRHYTARELGFHRPMRNSLDAVGSRDFALEVLSALNIGMLHLSRLAEELILYSTEEFGFVEVPDAFATGSSIMPQKKNPDILELIRAKAGRVLGALVGLSTVVKGLPLAYNKDLQEDKEPLLDALATYRDSLKLLAALLPGLKWRRERMWQAAEEGYALATELADYLAEKGLPFREAHHVVGRLVRRLVQEGRALKDLSLEELQAHHPLFAEDALPLLRLETAIHRRRSYGGTAPEAVRERLLEAKKEVGLD
- a CDS encoding N-acetyltransferase, producing the protein MTEAKGLEFSPVVLPEVRPQAAVELRKARLADVDAIYWLIRYWAEKGLMLVRSHSHLYENIRDFQVLEDEDGRIVGTVALHVLWRDLAEIRGLAVHPQRQGQGLGRWLVLGAEREARDLGLPRVFAWTLQVGFFRSLGYQVTTREALPPKVWSECNACPFYENCREIAVIKGLSPGPFGG
- the carA gene encoding glutamine-hydrolyzing carbamoyl-phosphate synthase small subunit; the protein is MVRERAVLVLEDGTVYHGYAFGARGKTVGEVVFNTAQTGYQEIMTDPSYHGQIVVMTYPHQGNYGVNVYDMQSNRPWVKGFVAKEFSRVASNPRAQQTLGEFMEFYGVVGIEGIDTRALVRKIREGGVLKGTIAHASLFGDPKHAFTPEELEALRQEAKAWTDIDGRDMTPEVSTPLPYAWPTLKSGRRIVVMDFGIKHAIVENLAAQGFEILVVPGKTPASQIMALEPHGLFISNGPGDPSMPRYAHETIWKLMGLLPTFGICLGHQLLALAAGGRTYKMKFGHRGANHPVKNLLTGKIEITSQNHGYAVDIDSLKEFRPTHINLNDGTLEGMAHARYPVFSVQYHPEAAPGPHDALYLFRRFLEEVEAFHGVTGLPVEKQRADGHGI
- a CDS encoding formate--tetrahydrofolate ligase, with amino-acid sequence MIVKEALLPIEEVAAKLGLGRDRLYPYGPHMAKVLGEPPKAKGKLILVTAITPTPAGEGKTTTAIGLVDALWRLGKKAALALREPSLGPVFGVKGGATGGGKARVEPRHEINLHFTGDFHAVTSAVNLLNALLDNHLHQGNALGIDPRRIELKRAIDMNDRALRHIVLGLGGKAHGVPREGGFELTVASEVMALMSLARDFKDLKRRLGRIRVGFTHEGKPVYAEDLGAVGAMAALLKQAFLPNLVQTAEGNPAFVHMGPFGNIAHGTNSLRASLFALGLADYVVQEAGFATDLGMEKFMNVVARTGGLVPEAVVLVATARALRYHGGQDAYEMPDLEALKRGLANLEKHVENVELFGFKPVIALNRFPTDAPEEIALLRAFAEERGLPFAVSEVYARGGEGGLELAEQVLRALELPHAYRPLYPLEAPLEEKVETIARKVYGAEGVEWSEEAKKALKAAKKEGCEALPVVMAKAATSLSDNPKLRGRPQGFRVRVTDLKCRFGAGFVVVYMGGIETLPGLPKVPQALSIDVDEEGNIRGMDY
- a CDS encoding IS200/IS605 family accessory protein TnpB-related protein; amino-acid sequence: MGRAAERQPKTYTGLEALLVFPKHEDHKDTVDLMRRFSSAFRTAYHRLLEGWDRKTLKREEGFLCTWFGLNTRYADDALLKAQSLISSLKERGEDPRKVVFGGRKLHGELSRFSRSNRPLYREKKAEWKEKRQGNLYARGDKTKSGNLNLRLVIQDGALWLRINLVDRYAWALVKTSHPRLQELLGRVYAGEPYNVELNLRKGKVYASFSWEEELPPLSINKGRGVLALDINSDPYHIALAVVNPDGNLRRYLTLSLEEVDKAPNRGAKEILLWNIAHQVVGIAVEEEVAIATERLKYLPKGRRGDGSGKDFRRKAHRFAYRSLLRKVHTLARKRGVQSLQVNPSDTSTIGMLKYAPLLSLSKDVAAAYVIGRRALGFKEEIPKGLKVLLQDTSFHQHAQHFYGERIAQLQDKYRRERNPYLKRRLGRELKETKGALAMILSSQGELGSPTGSTNGRNPQGNNPWRALRVGTFLPLLGRRVPRDLSPLKPILMGSWEGWKGGLGPHPGGGPAITKASPREEVGSGG